One Physeter macrocephalus isolate SW-GA chromosome 19, ASM283717v5, whole genome shotgun sequence genomic window carries:
- the MTFP1 gene encoding mitochondrial fission process protein 1, giving the protein MSEPPPRGAERDLFRDTWVRYLGYANEVGEAFRSLVPASVVWLSYGVSSSYVLADAIDKGKKARDVPSPEAGRSTRVTVAMVDTFVWQALASVAIPGFTINRVCAASLYILGTATHWPLAVRKWTTTALGLLAIPIIIHPIDRSVDFLLDSSLRKLYPSVEKPSSS; this is encoded by the exons ATGTCCGAGCCGCCACCGCGGGGGGCCGAGCGCGACCTTTTCCGGGACACGTGGGTGCGGTACCTGG gctaCGCCAATGAGGTGGGGGAGGCCTTCCGCTCCCTGGTGCCTGCATCTGTCGTGTGGCTGAGCTACGGTGTGTCCAGCTCCTACGTGCTGGCTGATGCCATTGACAAGGGCAAGAAAGCGAGAGAC GTGCCGAGCCCTGAGGCAGGCCGCAGCACCAGGGTGACCGTGGCCATGGTGGACACCTTCGTGTGGCAGGCTCTGGCCTCTGTGGCCATCCCAGGCTTCACTATCAACCGTGTGTGTGCTGCCTCTCTCTATATCCTGGGCACTGCTACCCACTGGCCTCTGGCTGTACGCAAGTGGACCACCACCGCACTGGGGCTACTGGCCATCCCCATCATCATCCACCCCATCGACAG GTCAGTGGACTTCCTCCTGGACTCCAGCCTGCGCAAGCTCTACCCCTCTGTGGAGAAGCCCAGTTCCTCCTGA
- the LOC114483840 gene encoding coiled-coil domain-containing protein 157-like, with protein sequence MAHLLGSPACMDSLRRDLTDLQGAIVDVFSRAGPVRFPSWKFPDRMACDLDMVALLEHYDHVPGDPEFTQLSHAVLLELVIDR encoded by the coding sequence ATGGCACACCTGCTGGGCAGCCCGGCCTGCATGGACAGCCTGCGCAGGGACCTCACCGACCTTCAGGGCGCAATCGTGGACGTGTTCTCGCGTGCCGGGCCCGTGCGCTTCCCCTCCTGGAAGTTCCCTGACCGCATGGCCTGTGACCTGGACATGGTGGCCCTGCTAGAGCACTACGACCACGTGCCGGGTGACCCCGAGTTCACGCAGCTGTCCCACGCTGTGCTGCTGGAGCTGGTCATCGACAGGTGA